In one window of Pseudomonas putida DNA:
- a CDS encoding PolC-type DNA polymerase III: MKLFAWLRSSAPALDDELRQRLAALPGPAAYGVQPLREQRWVVLDLETSGLNLNRDQVLSIGAVAIEDGGIDLGRQFERTLHRPEQKTNASVLIHGLGPSALSAGSDPAEALVDLLEFIGDSPVLAFHAPFDQGMLGRALKETLGYRLQHVFIDVAELAPMLNPDTVLREAGLDDWVARFGLEVQARHHASADAQVTAELALILFSQARRQQLDSPLQLEQRLRQWRRRAVHSHGL; the protein is encoded by the coding sequence ATGAAGCTGTTCGCCTGGCTACGCTCCAGCGCACCGGCGCTCGACGATGAACTGCGCCAGCGCCTGGCCGCGCTGCCAGGCCCGGCAGCGTACGGCGTGCAGCCTCTGCGCGAGCAGCGCTGGGTAGTACTGGACCTCGAAACCAGCGGTCTGAACCTCAACCGTGACCAGGTGCTGTCGATCGGAGCCGTGGCCATCGAGGACGGCGGTATCGACCTGGGCCGCCAGTTCGAACGCACCCTGCACCGTCCCGAACAGAAGACCAACGCCAGCGTGCTGATCCACGGCCTGGGGCCCAGCGCACTGTCGGCAGGCAGCGACCCGGCCGAAGCGCTGGTGGACTTGCTGGAGTTCATCGGCGACAGCCCGGTACTGGCCTTTCACGCGCCGTTCGACCAGGGCATGCTCGGGCGCGCCTTGAAGGAAACCCTCGGCTATCGCCTGCAACATGTCTTCATCGATGTGGCGGAACTGGCACCGATGCTCAACCCCGACACCGTGCTACGTGAGGCAGGCCTGGACGACTGGGTGGCACGCTTCGGCCTTGAGGTACAGGCGCGCCATCATGCCAGTGCCGACGCCCAGGTCACCGCAGAGCTGGCCTTGATCCTGTTCAGCCAGGCACGACGCCAGCAACTGGACAGCCCGCTGCAACTGGAACAGCGGCTGAGGCAGTGGCGGCGGCGCGCCGTGCACAGCCATGGCCTGTAG
- a CDS encoding PepSY-associated TM helix domain-containing protein — protein sequence MKSQTIRRWSAIHTWTSLICTLFLLLLALTGLPLIFHHELEHLLGDAPELREMPADTPHLDLQQLVIKAEQHRPGEVMQYFGFEDDERNGVVAITAATAGTEPNASHTFMLDARTGEAVAMPAANGGLMMTILRLHVDMFAGLPGKLLLAAMGVLFVVAIVSGTVLYAPFMRRLQFATVRTDKSRRLRWLDMHNLIGVVTLTWALVVGVTGVISALSDLVIAAWRNDSLAAMVAPYRDAPPLTERAPATQLLQIAEQAAPGMRADFIAFPGTRFSSEHHYAVFMKGATHLTSHLLTPVLIDARTLEVTAIGDRPWYMDAMGLSQPLHFGDYGGRPMQILWAVLDVLTIVVLLSGLYLWWGKQRKPREVRT from the coding sequence ATGAAAAGCCAAACCATCCGCCGCTGGTCGGCGATCCACACCTGGACCAGCCTGATCTGCACGCTGTTCCTGCTGCTGCTCGCCCTGACTGGCCTGCCGCTGATCTTCCACCACGAACTCGAACACCTGCTCGGTGATGCCCCGGAACTGCGCGAAATGCCTGCCGACACGCCGCATCTGGACCTGCAGCAACTGGTAATCAAGGCCGAGCAACACCGCCCCGGCGAGGTCATGCAGTATTTCGGTTTCGAGGATGACGAGCGCAACGGCGTGGTGGCGATCACCGCAGCCACCGCTGGCACCGAACCCAACGCCTCGCACACCTTCATGCTCGACGCCCGCACCGGCGAGGCGGTGGCCATGCCCGCCGCCAATGGCGGCTTGATGATGACTATCCTGCGCCTGCACGTGGACATGTTCGCCGGCCTTCCCGGCAAACTCCTGCTGGCCGCCATGGGCGTGCTGTTCGTCGTTGCCATCGTCTCGGGCACGGTGCTCTACGCTCCGTTCATGCGCCGCCTGCAGTTCGCCACGGTCCGCACCGATAAATCGCGGCGCCTGCGCTGGCTCGACATGCACAACCTGATCGGCGTTGTCACCCTGACCTGGGCGCTGGTGGTCGGTGTCACCGGGGTGATCAGCGCGCTGTCCGACCTGGTCATCGCGGCCTGGCGCAATGACAGCCTGGCGGCGATGGTTGCGCCCTATCGCGATGCCCCGCCACTCACCGAACGCGCGCCTGCCACGCAGTTGCTGCAGATCGCCGAACAGGCCGCACCCGGCATGCGTGCAGACTTCATCGCCTTTCCCGGTACACGCTTTTCCAGCGAACACCACTACGCGGTGTTCATGAAAGGCGCGACACACCTGACCTCGCACTTGCTGACGCCGGTACTGATCGATGCCCGTACCCTGGAAGTCACCGCCATTGGCGATCGCCCCTGGTACATGGACGCCATGGGCCTGTCACAGCCGCTGCACTTCGGCGACTATGGCGGACGGCCAATGCAGATCCTCTGGGCGGTACTGGATGTGCTGACCATCGTCGTCCTGCTCAGTGGCCTGTATCTGTGGTGGGGCAAGCAGCGCAAGCCCCGCGAGGTGCGGACATGA
- a CDS encoding dermonecrotic toxin domain-containing protein, which yields MSLQHFQAFDQQLSDLLASPPRPEASQPWLKARQRYFADLAEYWLDTGVTGESRKARLVSLLRAQLLAQITLRVDDHTLGSNHAELLKTSIEMPLPGQRQHLPPAERPQIYRPLLDIGTPHWREYLPGAFVIVEGGPEGSMPDPAESSDYALLCSLSHGIEAFDDLAELHTELCERMDDLQQSRPLLQLMAGDEQRELARNAERLRYEWFNDDPLQLQVQALIDSQHARLTQVWENAAQTSPIDWPNLTAQLDTAADLLPLADSRAALQTRYALLLERNSPAWLKNASTQGLIHIMQTMQELVIAIDKAAAPGILSHDQFLDREGLSTWICEQLRSAMRQQYQFDADPLDLHVSVTMARQRGPVFHPGLTTGYIPAASRPQVGDTVELVSQSYRLDQLAMLNVSWLDVDYWLTARVHRTDGSPVTEITPAQIKQMVRALDVGESYSRYLRTHLLESPTAKWRRDSYAAISRARMRAEAAKARYAGHYLEDPFERGYLWTSTVLDHPDSEQRKALKVTRLSVRQLLIDGHTVQGVMFVTPENAGMQRFLVYTPDAPDRRAWREYRNARHMLRSLRERPALRDYVKDRMPLANPANVERWLSKGGLGSRISRPEITGDFQHARYRAEVHAALSAVDAATNTKLELLGDFSLHVLWVILDLLSLVLPSRALAVLSFARAAISVLDTHKAYVESDRIGMLRSLVDAFSYASDGINSVSGSTVVRRAIRAMPPTPPLSLPPAMVSAVNTSKLRYRVDGIHKEGIYEQPSPYPGLTFYFIKDSAGQSYQVAFDGYRWRVVDPRKPDAYTKVPVKRREDGEWVVDSPVLWYDGLPDLKALFDTCRLAEVPAGEKHEDADGLYQSDQGLYLLAGGHALQLRAHLLKHHYRLLLDGQNHESPASAILRWQDRQWNLRVRQAGRSSDWLTLPQAYSVSRGSN from the coding sequence ATGAGCCTGCAACATTTCCAAGCCTTCGATCAACAGCTGAGCGACCTGCTTGCGTCGCCGCCCCGGCCTGAGGCCTCGCAGCCCTGGCTCAAGGCACGCCAGCGGTATTTCGCAGACCTCGCCGAGTATTGGCTCGACACCGGCGTCACCGGCGAAAGTCGTAAAGCACGACTGGTCAGCTTGCTACGCGCGCAACTGCTCGCACAGATCACCCTGCGCGTCGATGATCACACCCTCGGTTCGAACCACGCCGAACTGCTCAAAACCAGCATAGAAATGCCGCTGCCCGGGCAACGCCAGCACCTGCCTCCTGCCGAGCGCCCACAAATCTACCGCCCACTGCTGGACATCGGCACCCCTCACTGGCGCGAGTACCTGCCCGGCGCCTTCGTCATTGTCGAAGGCGGCCCCGAGGGCAGCATGCCCGACCCTGCCGAGTCCAGCGACTACGCCTTGCTGTGCAGTCTGTCCCATGGCATCGAGGCGTTCGACGACCTGGCAGAACTGCACACCGAGCTGTGCGAGCGCATGGACGACCTGCAGCAGAGCAGGCCGCTGTTGCAGTTGATGGCCGGCGATGAACAGCGGGAGCTTGCGCGCAATGCCGAACGCCTGCGCTACGAATGGTTCAACGATGATCCGTTGCAGTTGCAGGTACAGGCCCTGATAGATAGCCAACATGCACGCCTGACCCAGGTCTGGGAAAACGCTGCCCAGACATCGCCAATCGACTGGCCGAACCTGACAGCCCAACTGGACACGGCCGCCGACCTGCTGCCGCTGGCCGACAGCAGGGCGGCCCTGCAGACACGCTATGCCCTGCTGCTGGAAAGAAACAGCCCCGCCTGGCTCAAGAACGCGTCGACACAAGGTCTGATCCATATCATGCAAACCATGCAGGAGCTGGTGATCGCCATCGACAAGGCTGCCGCGCCAGGCATTCTCAGTCACGATCAGTTCCTCGACCGTGAAGGCCTGAGTACATGGATTTGCGAACAACTGCGTTCAGCCATGCGCCAGCAGTATCAATTCGATGCCGACCCGCTTGATCTGCATGTCAGCGTGACGATGGCACGCCAGAGAGGGCCAGTCTTCCATCCCGGCCTCACTACCGGCTACATCCCCGCTGCCAGCCGCCCGCAGGTCGGCGACACTGTGGAGTTGGTGTCGCAGAGCTATCGCCTGGATCAGTTGGCCATGCTCAACGTCAGCTGGCTTGACGTCGACTACTGGCTGACAGCACGAGTGCACCGTACGGACGGCAGCCCCGTGACCGAGATCACCCCGGCGCAGATCAAGCAGATGGTTCGCGCCCTGGACGTTGGCGAGAGCTACAGCCGCTACCTGCGCACGCACCTGCTGGAGTCACCGACGGCCAAGTGGCGACGCGACAGTTATGCCGCCATCAGCAGAGCGCGCATGCGCGCCGAGGCGGCCAAGGCGCGATACGCCGGCCATTACCTGGAAGACCCTTTCGAACGCGGCTATCTGTGGACCAGCACCGTGCTCGACCATCCCGACAGCGAGCAGCGCAAGGCACTGAAGGTTACGCGCCTGAGCGTGCGACAGCTGTTGATAGACGGCCATACCGTACAAGGGGTCATGTTCGTCACCCCCGAGAACGCCGGCATGCAGCGCTTTCTGGTCTATACCCCGGATGCCCCGGATCGCCGCGCCTGGCGTGAGTATCGCAACGCTCGGCACATGCTGCGCTCGCTACGCGAGAGACCAGCTCTGCGTGACTATGTCAAAGACCGCATGCCATTGGCCAACCCGGCCAATGTCGAACGCTGGCTGTCCAAGGGCGGCTTGGGCTCACGGATAAGCCGTCCGGAAATCACCGGCGACTTTCAGCACGCACGCTATCGGGCCGAGGTCCACGCAGCACTCTCAGCGGTGGACGCGGCCACCAATACGAAACTGGAGCTGCTGGGCGATTTCAGCCTGCATGTGCTGTGGGTCATCCTCGACCTGCTCAGCCTGGTTCTGCCCAGCCGGGCCTTGGCAGTACTGTCGTTCGCCAGAGCCGCGATCTCGGTGCTCGACACCCACAAGGCGTACGTCGAAAGTGATCGCATCGGCATGCTGCGCTCGCTGGTCGATGCCTTCAGCTATGCCAGCGACGGCATCAACAGCGTCTCCGGTTCAACGGTGGTTCGCCGGGCAATTCGAGCCATGCCACCGACGCCGCCACTGTCACTCCCCCCGGCCATGGTCAGTGCGGTCAATACCAGCAAGCTTCGCTACCGAGTCGACGGCATCCACAAGGAGGGTATTTATGAACAGCCCTCACCCTATCCAGGATTGACCTTCTACTTCATCAAGGACAGCGCCGGCCAGAGTTACCAGGTCGCGTTCGACGGTTACCGCTGGCGAGTGGTCGATCCGCGCAAGCCGGACGCTTACACCAAGGTCCCGGTCAAGCGTCGCGAGGACGGCGAATGGGTCGTCGACTCCCCCGTGCTGTGGTATGACGGCCTGCCAGACCTGAAAGCATTGTTCGACACCTGTCGGCTCGCCGAAGTGCCTGCGGGGGAAAAACACGAAGATGCCGACGGGTTGTACCAAAGCGACCAAGGGCTTTACCTGCTTGCCGGTGGCCATGCCCTGCAGCTGCGCGCGCATCTGCTCAAGCACCACTACCGGCTGCTACTTGACGGGCAAAACCACGAAAGCCCCGCCTCGGCCATCTTGCGCTGGCAAGACAGACAATGGAACCTTCGCGTGCGCCAGGCCGGTCGCAGCAGCGACTGGCTGACGCTGCCGCAGGCTTACTCGGTGAGCCGAGGCAGCAACTGA
- a CDS encoding FecR domain-containing protein, with amino-acid sequence MSNTPVSAKVLEAAIAWKLCLEGGDGTADERNEFTRWHAASEEHARAWFQLGMLDQRVGAAAGPARHALLQSRAGLRQRVGKLGGGLAGMLLLGGLLAWIGAPSLAPSYWLADQRTGTGELRTLRLEDGTLLSLATHTAVDIDYEGEQRVIVLHQGEISVETGHDDPRPLWVRTDDGRLRPLGTRFLVKRETAGTRLEVLQAQVAAQPSNTDNEEVLNEGQQVLMHSNGLGLIGPVSAGADAWTRGMLVVDNVRLADLVAELGRYRSGHLGVSDEVANLRVTGSFPLTDTDLALASLVPALPVKIERRTPWWVTVGPR; translated from the coding sequence GTGAGCAATACGCCGGTCTCGGCCAAGGTCCTGGAAGCCGCCATTGCGTGGAAACTTTGCCTGGAGGGCGGCGACGGCACCGCCGATGAGCGCAACGAATTCACGCGCTGGCACGCCGCCAGCGAGGAACATGCGCGCGCCTGGTTCCAGCTTGGCATGCTCGACCAACGTGTGGGCGCGGCTGCAGGCCCCGCCCGCCACGCCCTGCTGCAGTCACGCGCCGGCCTGCGCCAGCGGGTTGGCAAGCTCGGTGGCGGGCTGGCCGGGATGCTCCTGCTCGGTGGCCTGCTGGCCTGGATCGGCGCCCCTTCGCTGGCACCCAGCTACTGGCTGGCTGATCAACGCACCGGGACCGGAGAGCTGCGTACCCTGCGCCTGGAGGACGGCACACTGCTGAGCCTGGCCACCCACACCGCAGTCGATATCGACTACGAGGGCGAACAACGGGTGATCGTGCTGCACCAAGGGGAGATCTCCGTGGAAACCGGCCACGACGACCCTCGCCCGTTGTGGGTGCGCACCGACGATGGACGGCTGCGTCCGCTGGGCACGCGCTTCCTGGTCAAACGCGAAACTGCCGGCACACGCCTTGAAGTGCTGCAGGCTCAGGTAGCTGCGCAACCGAGCAACACGGATAACGAAGAAGTGCTGAACGAGGGCCAGCAAGTCTTGATGCACAGCAACGGCCTCGGCCTGATCGGCCCGGTCAGCGCCGGTGCCGACGCCTGGACCCGGGGCATGCTGGTGGTCGACAACGTGCGCCTGGCGGACCTGGTCGCCGAACTCGGTCGTTATCGCAGCGGGCACTTGGGGGTGTCGGATGAAGTCGCCAACCTGCGCGTGACCGGCAGCTTCCCGCTAACGGATACCGACCTGGCGCTGGCTTCGCTGGTGCCGGCCTTGCCGGTGAAGATCGAACGGCGGACGCCCTGGTGGGTGACCGTCGGGCCGCGGTGA
- a CDS encoding RNA polymerase sigma factor, which yields MSSAHSPHAELVGSLYRDHRSWLLAWLQRSTACRQRAEDLSQDTFVRLLGREQLIAPREPRAFLVAVAKGLLFDHFRRAALEQAYLAELALLPEAEQPSPETQHLILEDLKAIDRQLGKLSSKARTAFLYNRLDGMGHAEIAERLGVSVSRVRQYIAQGMRQCYVALYGEPT from the coding sequence TTGTCCTCTGCGCACAGCCCACATGCCGAGCTGGTCGGCAGCCTGTACCGCGACCACCGCAGCTGGCTGCTGGCCTGGCTGCAGCGCAGCACGGCTTGCCGCCAGCGCGCCGAAGACCTCAGCCAGGACACCTTCGTGCGCCTGCTCGGCCGCGAACAGTTGATCGCGCCTCGCGAACCCCGCGCGTTTCTTGTCGCCGTGGCCAAGGGGCTGCTGTTCGACCATTTCCGCCGCGCCGCCCTGGAGCAGGCCTACCTTGCCGAGCTGGCGCTGCTGCCTGAAGCAGAGCAGCCTTCGCCAGAAACCCAGCACCTGATCCTCGAGGACCTCAAGGCCATCGACCGCCAGCTGGGCAAACTGTCGAGCAAGGCACGCACCGCGTTCCTGTACAACCGTCTGGACGGCATGGGCCATGCCGAGATCGCCGAACGCCTGGGGGTGTCGGTGTCGCGAGTGCGCCAGTACATTGCCCAAGGCATGCGCCAGTGCTACGTGGCGTTGTACGGGGAACCGACGTGA
- a CDS encoding TonB-dependent siderophore receptor: protein MSRAVESYLRPSLMALAIGLATPLVSPMLLAAEQSSVRAYDLPSAPLAGTLNRIASEAGIALALDPSLASGRTSAPVRGTFNGIGALQAALRGTGLQLQQGSAGSYSLVAVPEGSLALPETSVNASSDSESAWGPVDGYLAKRTAAGTKTDTALVEAPRSISVATRQQMSDRGVHSLDDAVKYMPGIVSASFGSDTRYDWMRVRGFEPTQFLDGLPLPRGVYANPKPETWNLDRLALLRGPASSIYGQTPPGGLLDIVSRRPQAEAAHEIKVQYGSDNHRQINFASTGKIDDEGRFLYGVSGVIRDGGTQIDHIDDKRYNIAPSLTWNIDEDTSLTFLSQFTRDDTGATSQFRPIQGTKIDMPFGKISHHKNLGDPDYEFYDRTYYALGYAFEHRFNDVWQFRQNLRYTKSDLAFQTITPGSYYQPGGPVKDDGTVSRMSTNTDEDISQFAVDNNFQGDFATGDITHTLLIGLDHQRMNSNYLSIFGFNVPDSNVLNPVYGLPITRPDRSTAFYDYNQKTRQTGLYVQDQMALGNWRLTLGGREDWVHTGTKFFNKNDATNTQRDKKFSGNAAISYVFDSGFVPYLSYAESFQPSSNASASPTDSFKPTEGQQWELGVKYQPPGSNTLLTAAVYDLTQKNVSVTNNVGGVSITSQTGEVKVRGLELEAVSDVTENLKVIAAYTLAKSEVQDGIYKGNRLQLMPNQQASLWADYTWHSGVLDGFGIGGGARYTGNTYGDQGNTYLGKAKAYTVFDASVHYDLGRLDNSLKGASVAVNATNLLNKDYISTCDSYYCYYGDQRSVVVSANYKF, encoded by the coding sequence ATGTCCCGTGCTGTCGAGTCTTACCTGCGTCCCAGCCTGATGGCCCTGGCCATCGGCCTTGCCACCCCTCTGGTCAGCCCCATGCTGCTGGCTGCCGAGCAGTCCAGCGTGCGGGCCTACGACCTGCCCAGCGCGCCGCTGGCCGGCACCCTGAACCGGATCGCCAGCGAGGCCGGCATCGCCCTGGCCCTGGACCCGAGCTTGGCCAGCGGACGTACCTCAGCGCCGGTCCGGGGCACCTTCAATGGCATCGGCGCCCTGCAGGCAGCCCTGCGCGGCACCGGCCTGCAACTGCAGCAGGGCAGCGCAGGCAGCTACAGCCTGGTCGCCGTGCCGGAAGGCAGCCTGGCGCTACCGGAAACCAGCGTGAACGCCTCCAGCGACAGCGAAAGCGCCTGGGGACCGGTCGATGGCTACCTGGCCAAACGCACCGCTGCCGGCACCAAGACCGACACCGCACTGGTCGAGGCCCCGCGCTCGATCTCGGTTGCCACCCGCCAGCAGATGAGCGACCGCGGCGTGCACAGCCTCGATGACGCGGTGAAGTACATGCCAGGTATCGTTTCCGCCAGCTTCGGCAGCGATACTCGCTACGACTGGATGCGCGTGCGGGGCTTCGAGCCGACCCAGTTCCTTGACGGCCTGCCACTGCCACGCGGCGTCTACGCCAACCCAAAACCGGAAACCTGGAACCTCGACCGCCTGGCCCTGCTACGCGGCCCGGCGTCATCAATCTATGGCCAGACCCCACCCGGTGGTTTGCTGGATATCGTCAGCCGTCGCCCGCAAGCCGAAGCCGCACATGAGATCAAGGTGCAGTACGGCAGCGACAACCATCGCCAGATCAACTTCGCCAGCACCGGCAAGATCGACGATGAAGGCCGGTTTCTCTACGGCGTCAGCGGTGTGATCCGCGATGGCGGCACGCAGATCGACCATATCGACGACAAGCGCTACAACATCGCTCCGAGCCTGACGTGGAACATCGACGAGGACACCTCGCTGACCTTCCTCAGCCAGTTCACCCGTGACGATACCGGTGCCACCAGCCAGTTCCGGCCGATACAAGGCACCAAGATCGACATGCCGTTTGGCAAGATCTCGCACCACAAGAACCTCGGAGACCCGGACTACGAGTTCTACGATCGCACCTATTACGCGCTGGGCTATGCCTTCGAGCATCGCTTCAACGACGTCTGGCAGTTCCGCCAGAATCTGCGCTACACCAAGTCGGACCTGGCGTTCCAGACCATCACTCCCGGTAGCTACTATCAACCCGGAGGCCCGGTGAAGGACGATGGCACCGTCAGCCGCATGTCCACCAACACCGATGAAGACATCAGCCAGTTCGCGGTGGACAACAACTTCCAGGGCGACTTCGCCACGGGGGACATCACCCATACGCTGCTGATCGGCCTGGATCACCAGCGTATGAACAGCAACTACCTGTCGATCTTTGGCTTCAACGTGCCAGACAGCAACGTCCTCAACCCGGTCTACGGGCTGCCGATCACTCGCCCGGATCGCTCCACGGCGTTCTACGACTACAACCAGAAAACCCGACAGACCGGCCTGTATGTTCAGGACCAGATGGCGCTTGGCAACTGGCGCCTGACCTTGGGTGGCCGTGAAGACTGGGTGCACACCGGTACCAAGTTCTTCAACAAGAACGATGCCACCAACACCCAGCGCGACAAGAAATTCAGCGGTAACGCGGCGATCAGCTACGTCTTCGACTCGGGCTTTGTGCCCTACCTTTCCTACGCAGAATCGTTCCAACCCTCCAGTAATGCCAGTGCGTCGCCCACCGACTCGTTCAAACCTACCGAAGGCCAGCAATGGGAGCTGGGCGTCAAGTACCAGCCGCCGGGCTCGAATACCCTGCTGACGGCTGCTGTGTATGACCTCACCCAGAAAAACGTCTCGGTCACCAACAACGTGGGTGGCGTATCGATCACCAGCCAGACCGGCGAAGTGAAGGTACGTGGTCTGGAGCTTGAGGCCGTCTCTGATGTCACCGAGAACCTGAAGGTGATCGCTGCCTACACCCTGGCCAAGTCGGAGGTACAGGATGGCATCTACAAAGGCAACCGCCTGCAACTGATGCCCAACCAGCAAGCCTCGCTGTGGGCCGACTATACCTGGCACAGCGGTGTGCTCGACGGCTTCGGCATCGGCGGCGGTGCGCGCTACACCGGCAACACCTACGGCGACCAGGGCAACACCTACCTCGGCAAGGCCAAGGCCTACACCGTGTTCGACGCTTCGGTGCACTACGACCTGGGCCGCCTGGACAACAGCCTCAAGGGCGCCTCGGTGGCGGTCAATGCCACCAACCTGCTGAACAAGGACTACATTTCGACCTGCGATTCGTACTACTGCTACTACGGCGACCAGCGTAGCGTTGTGGTCAGCGCCAACTACAAGTTCTGA
- a CDS encoding putative nucleotidyltransferase substrate binding domain-containing protein, translating into MSKKDAYTQAGRTAVLQNIQGTLQFLQRFPPFNQMEQGHLAYLVEQCQLRFYASGESIIKPADGPVEHFYIVKQGRVVGERQHVTGPGVETTFEIASGECFPLAALLGERATRTEHLAGEDTFCLQLNKAAFIRVFSLSGVFRDFALRGVSSLLDQVNQQVRQRAVETLGTQYSLNTPLGELAMRHPVVCTPDTPLRDAVRSMHEQQVGSIAIVNEQRFPIGIFTLRDLRQVVADASAELSAPIDRHMTVAPFYLSPQASAFDAAMAMTERHIAHVCLVDNGRLCGVVSERDLFSLQRVDLVHLARTIRHAPRLEVLVALRGEIGQLVERMLAHGASSTQITQIITLLNDHTVCRVIELALAERGDPGVAFSWLCFGSEGRREQTLHTDQDNGILFEARDSAEADAIRARLLPLAQYINHNLAQCGFTLCKGNVMAGNPELCLSRAEWARRFAGFIREASPENLLGSSIYFDLRVVWGDEQGCEVLRQGILAQVADNRIFQRMMADNALRQRPPVGRLREFVLTRQGNDKAATLDLKVQGLTPFVDGARLLALANGIGANNTLERLRQLVAKGVIDALDGAAFEEAYHFIQQTRMQQHQRQSRDNLAYSNRVDPDSLNHLDRRILRESLRQAQRLQSSLAQRYQL; encoded by the coding sequence ATGAGCAAAAAGGACGCCTACACCCAGGCCGGCAGGACAGCGGTGCTGCAGAACATCCAAGGTACGCTGCAGTTTCTGCAGCGCTTCCCGCCGTTCAATCAGATGGAACAGGGCCACCTCGCCTATCTGGTGGAGCAGTGCCAACTGCGCTTCTATGCCAGCGGCGAAAGCATCATCAAGCCCGCCGACGGGCCCGTGGAACACTTCTACATCGTCAAGCAGGGCCGGGTGGTGGGCGAACGCCAGCATGTCACCGGCCCCGGTGTTGAAACCACCTTCGAGATCGCCAGCGGCGAATGCTTCCCCCTGGCCGCACTGCTTGGCGAACGGGCCACGCGCACCGAACACCTGGCCGGCGAAGACACCTTCTGCCTGCAACTGAACAAGGCGGCGTTCATCCGCGTGTTCTCGTTGTCCGGCGTATTTCGCGACTTCGCCCTGCGCGGCGTCAGCAGCCTGCTCGATCAGGTCAACCAGCAGGTGCGCCAGCGCGCCGTGGAAACCCTGGGCACGCAGTATTCGCTCAATACACCGCTGGGCGAGCTGGCCATGCGTCATCCGGTGGTGTGCACGCCCGACACGCCACTGCGCGACGCGGTACGGTCGATGCACGAACAACAAGTGGGGAGCATTGCCATCGTCAATGAGCAGCGCTTCCCCATCGGTATCTTCACCCTGCGCGACCTCCGTCAGGTGGTCGCCGACGCCAGCGCCGAGCTCAGTGCACCGATCGACCGGCACATGACCGTCGCACCGTTCTACCTCAGCCCCCAGGCCAGCGCCTTCGATGCCGCCATGGCGATGACCGAACGGCATATCGCGCATGTCTGCCTGGTGGATAACGGTCGCCTGTGTGGGGTGGTGTCCGAGCGCGACCTGTTCTCCCTGCAGCGGGTCGACCTGGTGCATCTGGCGCGCACCATCCGTCACGCGCCGCGCCTGGAAGTGCTGGTGGCATTGCGCGGCGAGATCGGCCAACTTGTCGAGCGCATGCTCGCCCATGGTGCTTCCTCGACGCAGATCACCCAGATCATCACCCTGCTCAACGACCATACCGTCTGCCGGGTGATCGAGCTGGCGCTGGCCGAACGCGGCGACCCCGGCGTGGCCTTCAGTTGGCTGTGCTTCGGCAGCGAGGGACGCCGCGAGCAGACCCTGCACACCGACCAGGACAATGGCATTCTCTTCGAGGCCCGCGACAGCGCCGAAGCCGACGCCATTCGCGCGCGTCTGCTGCCACTGGCGCAATACATCAACCACAACCTCGCCCAGTGTGGCTTCACCCTGTGCAAGGGCAATGTCATGGCCGGCAACCCCGAGCTATGCCTGTCGCGTGCCGAATGGGCGCGGCGCTTTGCCGGTTTCATCCGCGAAGCCAGCCCGGAAAACCTGCTGGGTTCGAGCATCTACTTCGACCTGCGCGTGGTCTGGGGCGATGAGCAAGGCTGCGAAGTGCTTCGCCAGGGCATCCTCGCCCAGGTTGCCGACAACCGTATCTTCCAGCGCATGATGGCTGACAACGCCCTGCGCCAGCGCCCGCCGGTCGGGCGCCTGCGCGAGTTCGTGCTGACCCGTCAGGGCAACGACAAGGCCGCCACCCTCGACCTCAAGGTCCAGGGCCTGACACCCTTCGTCGATGGCGCCCGCCTGCTCGCCCTGGCCAACGGCATCGGTGCCAACAACACACTGGAACGGTTGCGCCAGCTGGTGGCCAAGGGCGTCATCGATGCCCTCGATGGCGCCGCCTTCGAAGAGGCCTATCACTTCATCCAGCAGACCCGCATGCAACAGCACCAACGCCAGAGTCGCGATAACCTGGCCTACTCCAACCGCGTCGACCCGGACAGCCTCAACCATCTGGACCGCCGCATCCTGCGTGAATCGCTGCGCCAGGCCCAGCGCCTGCAAAGCAGCCTGGCGCAGCGGTACCAGCTATGA